One part of the Natrinema caseinilyticum genome encodes these proteins:
- a CDS encoding DUF555 domain-containing protein, translated as MAERQSQSNTATNDGPPAVENEPHPGPTRQDGSHDSATKEEWYSVTFSVPWIVRGADTGQDAINIAVSEVGKRITSAGDRTRNCNINVQSLGCNNCNSRTDALLLVSNTALVGLLVTLEIKAASDEEAERIARREIGPHLEDTPLTSVDISRM; from the coding sequence ATGGCCGAAAGACAATCGCAATCTAACACGGCCACTAACGATGGTCCCCCAGCAGTCGAGAACGAACCTCATCCAGGACCAACGCGTCAGGATGGAAGTCACGACTCCGCCACCAAGGAAGAGTGGTATAGCGTGACGTTCTCGGTGCCGTGGATCGTCCGTGGGGCAGATACGGGACAGGATGCGATCAATATCGCAGTTAGTGAAGTTGGCAAGCGCATCACCTCCGCCGGCGATCGAACGAGGAACTGCAATATCAACGTCCAGAGCTTGGGGTGTAACAACTGTAACAGCAGGACAGACGCCCTGCTCTTGGTCTCAAATACTGCTCTCGTCGGTCTCCTCGTGACTCTCGAGATCAAAGCTGCGTCTGACGAGGAGGCTGAGCGAATTGCTCGAAGAGAGATTGGACCTCACTTGGAAGACACACCACTCACCTCGGTCGACATCTCACGGATGTAG